A segment of the Pan paniscus chromosome 9, NHGRI_mPanPan1-v2.0_pri, whole genome shotgun sequence genome:
aaaaaaaaaaagaaagccgggcgtggtggctcatgcctgtaatcctggcactttgggaggccagggggacggatcacctgaggtcaggagtttgagaccagcctggtcaacatgttgaagctatctcactaaaaatacaaaacttagctgggcgtggtgacatgtacctgtaatcccagctacttggaaggctgaggcaggagaattgcttgaacctgggaggcagaggttgcagtgtgctgagatcacgtcattgcactgcagcttgggtgacaatagtgaaactctgtctcaaaaacaaaaaacaaaaaccgaaAACTCCACCAGATgcttgggccgggtgcagtggctcatgcctgtaatgccagcactttgggaggctgaggtgggcggatcaccttaggttcgagaccagcctggccgacaaggtgaaacctcgtctctactaaaaacaaaagttagctgggtgtggtggcatgcacctgtaatcccagctactcgggaggctgaggcaggagaatcgtttgaacccgggaggcggaggttgcagtgagctgagatcttgcgactgccctctagcctgggcaacagagtgagactccgtctcaaaacaaacaaacaaaaagtaaatagcTGGCATTACAACCATTCTTCTTACCTTTTTGTAGGTTGCAGGTTTTATATTTGAGTTcttcataatatttttcttaaggatatattaatataatgtatattttcctattttttcctgCTATGTAAACACTGCTGTTTGGTCAGATGAAGGAGGGAGCCCTGTCCTaggacaggggaggggaggaggaaggcgACCTCAACCCAGGACCCCTGTTCACCCTGGGATCAGGCCCTCACCCAGGTAGCTCCTCTGTTTGAAAGCTCTAGGCCCTTCCACTGTCCTCTTCAGGGCTACCCCGCCACACAGCCTCTCCTTGTCTTGTCTTCCCTTTGGCGGGGTCACACCCGCACCTGGGGTCACTGCCCCCTTCCTCTGGTCGAGGGTTGGGGGGAGTGTCCCCTCCTCCCTCGGCCGGAGTCACAGTTCCACACGCAGGGGTCCTTACTGCCCCTCTCACCTGGGGTCACAACCCCCTCCCTCGGAGGAGGGAGGTCACCGGCCACAGGcgggggcctcagtttcccacgcTACGGGGCTCACACGTGTCTGGCCTGCGACGCGCTCTCCCTTCGCCGGGGTCCCAGTTTCCCGCCCAGGAGACCTCGGTCCCTCCTCCGAGGCCGCCGGGCCCTCCTCCAGAGTCCCGCCAGTCCCCCAGAGTCCAGGCCAGTCCCCGCCGTCACCCGGTGCGAGCCCGCGAGAGGCCTAGTGCAGCTGGCAGCCCCGCCCCGGCACCCGCCTGCTCTTCTCGCGGGTCCGGACCGCGAGCGCGGGGGCCGACGGGTCGCCGCTGCGCCGGGCCGGGATGGCGGCCACCGCGCTGCTGGAGGCCGGCCTGGCGCGGGTGCTCTTCTACCCGACGCTGCTCTACACCCTGTTCCGCGGGAAGGTGCCGGGTCGGGCACACCGGGACTGGTACCACCGCATCGACCCCACCGTGCTGCTGGGCGCGCTGCCGTTGCGGAGCTTGACGCGCCAGGTGAGCCGGGCCGGGGAGCCCGGGCCCCTGCCCCGTCCCCGCCGCTCCGTCCCTGTCGGGCCGCTGGGGTCTCCACCGTCTTTGCTGAGCCACCTCTTTGCCTCGGCAGCTGGTACAGGACGAGAACGTGCGCGGGGTGATCACCATGAACGAGGAGTACGAGACGAGGTTCCTGTGCAACTCTTCACAGGTGAGGGACCGGGCCGAGGGGCAGGCTCGGGGGCCCGCTCCCCTCGCCCACCGCCCTGAGCCTGGGACGGCTAGAGAAGTGTGGGGGAGGTCACCATGCACCGGAGCCAGGTGTCTTAAGCTGCTTTGCCTCCGGTCTGTGCCTCTAAATGGCACCTGGAGGTAGGCTAGAAGCTGTGAAAGGCGTTTATTTAAAAGTTCAAGTTGgcccgggcgcggtgactcacgcctgtaatcccagcactttgggaggcgggaggaggaggcgggcagatcacttgagcccaggagttcctgaccagcctgggcaacatggcgaggcccccgtccctacaaaaatacaaaaagtagccgggagtggtggcgtgcgcctgtactcccagctacttgggaggctaaggcaggagaatcactttagcccgggaggtggaggttgcagtgagccgacatctcgccattgcattccagcccagcCTTGGGCGACAGGAGTgaaacaatgtctcaaaaaaaaaaaaaaaaaaagtggaagttgACAAAGCCTGATTTCTCCTTTGTGAACAAATGTAATGTATTCTTATTTCGGTAACCAAAATCAGAAACTAAAATTGAAAGGCAACTTTCCCATGCCTTCctgatttcattcattctttctatacTTTGAGCTCTGAGTATGGGTCAGCATTCCCAGTGTTAGGGATTCCAGATGAAGGCCCTGCCAACTGTAAGACGAAAAGCACCCCCTTAACACTCTCCCCTCCCCAAATTTTTCATAAAACTATCCATTGAAAACTGTAGAGTTCATTTGGCTCTGATTTGGGGGAATTTTTAGTCGTATATTAGAAATCATGGTGGAACTCCAAAGTTCTCTCATAACAAAGTTTAGGCCTAAAACATAACTTTCATTAAATGTGACTGGCCTGTTTGTGgaatcttccacaatggttattAGAAGATGTTATCTACAATCTaagctatttgattttttttaatgttgcccTATCTTTATAGCGTTTGGCATCTAATAGCACTAAACAATTatctttctcatttgttttacTGATATAGCATGATGAAGATACTATTATTTCAGCCTGAGGATTTTTTTGaaaccttgaaaatatttgtgacttggccaggcgtggtggctctcacacctgtaatcccagcactttgggaggctgaggtgggtggatcacctgaggtcaggagtttgagatcagcctggccaaaatggtgaaaccccgtctgtactaaaatcacacaaaaaaattagccgggcgtggtggcaggcgcctgtaatcccagctacttgggaggctgaggcaggagaatcgcttgaacccgggaggcagaagttgcagtgagccgagattgcaccactgcacgccagcctgggcgacagagtgagtctccgtctcaaaaaaaaaaaaagaattactgatCTTCATTTAGAACCATAAAGTCTCTGATACTCATTATTAAGAGGTTAATAACAAGAGTAGCTGGAGCATATCTGAAGTCTTAAAGCATAAAGTTTGCCCAGTTGCCAGAGaccttatttctatttcttttcttttcttttctttttttgagatggagtctcactccattgcccaggctggagtgcaatggtgcaatctcagctcactgcaacctctgcctcccagttcaagtgattctcctgcctcagcctcccaagtagctggaattacaggtgcctgccagcatgcctggctaatttttgtattttttatggagatagggtttcgccatgctggccaaagtcgtctcgaactcctgacctcaggtgatctgcccaccttagcctctcaaaatctgggattacaggtgtgagccaccacacctggccacctaTTTCTTCTTTCTAAGTGATAACATTGCACTAATGAAGGTCAgtgcattgttttaattttatttttgtttttgtttttgagacggagtcttgctctgtcgcctaggctggaagtgcagtggcatgatctcggctcactgcaagctccgcctcctgggttcatgccattctcctgcctcagcctcccaagtagctgggactacaggcgcctgccaccatgcccggctaatttttttgtatttttagtagagacggggtttcaccgtgttagccaggatggtctaaatctcctgacctcgtgatccgcccgccttggcctcccaaagtgctgggattacaggcatgagccaccatgcccggcccattgttttaattttaaaatgataacccTATTTTCTACCATGTGTTCCCTCAAAAAACAGTGGTAAAAAAGAGACTTATGGACAGAGAAATAGAAAGCCTTGGCAAAATATTGTACCCCAAATCTGCAGCTGAATCACTACACAGGTGCCAAAATTATGCAAAAAAATTAcactggctgggcctggtggctcatgcctgtaatcccagcattttgggaggctgagacaggaggatggcttgaggctaggagattgagaccagcctgggcaacatagcgagacccccatctccacacacacaaaaataacaaaattagctaggcacagtggcatgcagctgtagtcacagctacttgggaggctgaggtgggaggactgcttgagcttaggagtttgaggctgcaaggaGCCATGATTGCATACCACTGCTCTCTgacctgggtgacatagcaagatcgtgtctctaaaataaaaaatatatatatttttgagatgttgttttgctcttgtctcccaggctggagtacaatggtgcgatctctgctcactgcaacctctccctccagggttaaacaattctcctgcctcagcctccctagtagctgggattacaggcatccaccaccacgcatggctaatttttgtatttttagtagagacagggtttccccatgttagccaggctggtctcaaactcctgaccttaggtgatctgcccgccttggccttgcaaactgttgggattacaggcgtgagccaccatgcccggccaaaataaaatgttaagacgTTTGCAGCTGAATTTTTTGCAGCTAAAATGTATATAGCTAATATCTTGCAGCTAAATATTCAAGTACCCAAAGGGTAGTTTAAGAACACTTTACctgctggtgtggtggctcacacctgtaatcccagcactttgggaggctgaggcaggcggatgacctgaggtcaggagttcgagaccagcctggccaacatgatgaaaccctgtctctactataaatgcaaaaattagccaggcttggtggcgcgtgcctgtagtcccagctactcgggaggctgaggcaggagaatcgcttgaaactgggaggtggaggttgtggtgagctgagatcacaccactgtactacagcctgggcaacagagcgagactctgtctttaaaaaaaaaaaaaaaaaaaaaggaacactttaaATCTTGGACATAATTCTAACTCAGCAGCATAGCTGTTGCTTGATGAAAAACCAACCATGTAGGCCAGccattttaaagacatttctgTCCTCACctggaatgggaaaaaaaagcatttctgtaagaagtttctattttagaaaacagGCAACAGTGTATTCCCATTGTAGTAAACCCTGAAACTTCCTTGTTGCTTTGCTGCTTCTTGGGAGCCCCTTATCATCCCACCCACAtagttttttttcattctctttttcataCTGGTGGACCTGGTTCCAGGAGTGGAAGAGACTAGGAGTCGAGCAGCTGCGGCTCAGCACAGTAGACATGACTGGGATCCCCACCTTGGACAACCTCCAGAAGGGAGTCCAATTTGCTCTCAAGTACCAGTCGCTGGGCCAGTGTGTTTACGTGCATTGTAAGGCTGGGCGCTCCAGGAGTGCCACTATGGTGGCAGCATACCTGATTCAGGTACCAAAGTTCTTTCTGGGCTGGGCATCGTGGTACACActtatgatcccagcactttgggaggcttgagatgggaggatggcttgagcccaggagtttgagaccagcctgggcaacatggcaaaaccgtctctacaaaaaatacaacaagttagctcagtgtggtggtgtgcacctgtagtcccagctacttgggaggctgagatggatcacctgagcccagtaggtagaggctgcagtgagctgtgatttgtgccactgcactgcagcatagccgacagagtgaaactgtctccaaaaaaaaaaaaaaaagtctttctggTCCCATTTATAGCAGATTTCCAGAACTTCAATAGCATGGTCTACTGGTGGGCCTTGTTGGAAGGAGCTGTGTGCTTGATTTCAGGCTGTTGGAAGGTGGTTTGGTATGATGGAAAGCACCTGAGCCTTGTGACAGGGTAACCTGGGGCTCTGCTGCCTGCCAGTGAGGATCAGCAAAAGTGACTTCTGCCTTATGCAACATGTTTTCTCAAACTAGATGTATTATGAAGTTTAAATAAGAAATTACATCAAGTGCTGGCCTATAGCGGGCACTCTAAAAACGGAGTTGCAAAAGCCATTCAACCCCAGCAAAAGGCTAGACACTTGTTCTAATACCATGTCAGGAAACAATATCATAGATAATAGTGCTGATCATTTTCAGCTTTATAGTACTCAAGTTTCTTCAAGTATTCCAGAGTAAAGTTCTGGATATTAGTTTCTGGAAACAGGCTCCAAACTGGATTCTGCCTATTAATGTGTCATAATTGGCAGGTgggatgctttaaaaatatttaggagaAACAAATACCCTGTAGTCCATCATCATTTTGTAACCTAAGTTACAAAATGTCTGGCTCCCACAGAGCATTTTCTAAGTCATGTGAATAGCTAAGTCTGGCCTTGTGTTACTGTGGACTAGTGTGTATATAGTTGAGTAATATTAAAATTTTGGTCATAAGGACTCTGCTGGAAGCAGGGTCTCAGGAGGGTATTTTGCACCAAGTGAGAATTGAACTAGCAAGTtagaaatctgtattttcttgGTTCTGTTGAGTTCTAAACCAATGAGTATCCTTAGGACATGTTAACCCTCCTATTTAAATTatgagttatttgtttttctagcCATGGCGACAAGTTGCATAAAAACATCTATTGCATACTCGTTCCTAGAAATTCTTGTAACCAAAAGCCCAGCTCGGAGAGGACGTGGAGTAGGCCGAGGCAGTCTTGAACTTAGGATCTCAGCTTCCCATGTGCAACTTTCTT
Coding sequences within it:
- the PTPMT1 gene encoding phosphatidylglycerophosphatase and protein-tyrosine phosphatase 1 isoform X2; protein product: MAATALLEAGLARVLFYPTLLYTLFRGKVPGRAHRDWYHRIDPTVLLGALPLRSLTRQVSRAGEPGPLPRPRRSVPVGPLGSPPSLLSHLFASAAGTGRERARGDHHERGVRDEVPVQLFTGAQMESRGGCKSHRQDPVIHPHQAWPAGCS
- the PTPMT1 gene encoding phosphatidylglycerophosphatase and protein-tyrosine phosphatase 1 isoform X1, encoding MAATALLEAGLARVLFYPTLLYTLFRGKVPGRAHRDWYHRIDPTVLLGALPLRSLTRQLVQDENVRGVITMNEEYETRFLCNSSQEWKRLGVEQLRLSTVDMTGIPTLDNLQKGVQFALKYQSLGQCVYVHCKAGRSRSATMVAAYLIQVHKWSPEEAVRAIAKIRSYIHIRPGQLDVLKEFHKQITARATKDGTFDISKT